In Panicum virgatum strain AP13 chromosome 5K, P.virgatum_v5, whole genome shotgun sequence, the genomic window GGTTTTATGTTGGCAATGATATTGTGCCCTGCCAACAGAAATCCCATGTTGGTGTTAAAATTATGCCATCAACAAACTCTCCTAAACTGGATCTTCAGCTGAGTTTATCTACTGGTTCGCCTGAATCAGTTATCATTGATGCAAACATGATGTCACCAGATAGCTTGGACATGCCAATGACCAACTCGTCGCCAGCCATTATGGGAAAAGGATCTGTACCACATAATTGGGTTTTTGAGCATTCAATTGTTTCATCGTCATATGCTTCTGAAGCAGCATATGCCTTTCCATTTCCAAAGAAAATGGATGAAGGCAATGCCTCTGTGCCTTCTCCTGTCATATCATCAACTATGTTTACAAGTGTGAAAAGTACGGTTGCCTCTATTTCTGAGACAACTAATCCCCAACTGCGCAATAGTAACACTAAAAACTGTCAGTTCCCAGGATGTATGAAAGGAGCAAGAGGGGCATCAGGGCGTTGCATAGCCCATGGCGGTGGAAGGCGCTGCCAGAAACCTGGTTGCCAGAAAGGTGCTGAAGGGACGACAATCTATTGCAAGGCCCATGGTGGAGGTAGGAGATGCCAATTTCTTGGGTGTACAAAGAGTGCTGAAGGGCGCACAGACCACTGCATAGCTCATGGTGGTGGTCGCCGTTGCAGTCATGAAGGTTGCTCCCGAGCTGCTCGTGGAAAATCTGGCTTGTGCATCAAACATGGTGGTGGAAAAAGGTGTCAGAAGGAGAACTGCACCAAAAGTGCAGAAGATCATTCTGGCCTCTGCATCGCCCATGGTGGTGGAAGGCGGTGCCAGTTTCCAGATTGCACAAAGGGTGCTCAGGGAAGCACAAAGTTCTGCAAGGCGCATGGTGGAGGAAAGCGCTGCACATTCTTGGGATGCACCAGAGGGGCTGAAGGTAGCACTGCATTTTGCAAGGGCCATGGCGGAGGCAAGCGATGTGCATTTCAGGGTGGCGGTATTTGCCCAAAGAGTGTGCATGGTGGCACTCAGTATTGTGTTGCCCACGGTGGTGGGAAAAGGTGTGCTAGTTCTGGCTGCACTAAGAGTGCTAGAGGACGCACAGAGTACTGTGTGCGCCATGGAGGTGGCAAGAGATGCAAGTCTGACGGCTGCACCAAGAGTGCGCAGGGGAGCACCGATTTCTGTAAGGCTCATGGAGGCGGCAAACGCTGCTCATGGGGCCAGGCGGACGTGAGCTTTGCTATTGGCACACAGGAGTGTGATAGGTTTGTTCGAAGCAAGACTGGTCTCTGCTCAGCTCACAGTGCTTTAGTCCAGGACCACTGTGTTCATGGTGGTGGCACATTAGGTCCTGCAATCCATCAGTTTGCGGCGGATGTCAAACCGACTGAGATGAAAGTTACTGCAGTTCAGGTAGATCCACATGAGAAGACAATCCATGGTGACCAAGCTTTGCTGGGTATGGGTGGCTCAGTTCCAAATGGTGTTCATCCTTCTGTTCTGGCCCAGCCTATGATCTGTCCAGTGCCAGAAGGCAGAGTCCATGGTGGCGGTCTGTTGGCTTTACTTTCGCAGGGCGGAAGCAGTACAAGCGCTGGTGGCTCAGTGTTTCAGGCAAGATATCGTGGATGTGAGGGGAGGGTTCTCCAAGAAATTGGTTCCCTGCAGTTTTGATCGGTTCGAGAGTTGCTGTTGTGATGGATTAGTTAGCCTTTTGTGTTGCTCTTGCTCCGGTTTGATATGATCTACCCCGGACGTGTACTATGAAAATAAGAGGGTAGGTCTTAGAGCATTGGGTTGAACGGTGAATGTATTGTCTGTTATTGTAATTACTTAATATCGCTGAAGTGTCCATGTTTGTCTTTCAGTTTAGCTACTTCAGCGTTCTTGTTTGGACTAGATTTTTGCTCTCTGCAACTTGCTTCAGTGTGAAATGCAATGTGCATGTTGCTGCTTATTCTAATGAGAGCATAGGGTAAGCAGTAAGCTCATACAAGTACTCGTGTTACACTTACGCAAAGCTTATCACACTGATCCTTGTATTAAGTTGGCGAACCCAGTTGATGCCATCGAGACCGCTCTAACCATCTACTTTTGCCAGTTCCAAGCGTATCGATGGTCCAGCCACGATCAAGACGATTTAGTGTAGGCGATCAGAATAGTTGAACATCAGCAAGATTCTCAACAACGAAAGTACTCTCTCCGCTAGCGGAATTGTAGGTCATTTTAGCAAATTAAATATATAGCTTTTACtatacaatttggaacggaggaagtagACATTAGCAGAGGCTCAACCAAATATAGAGGGCATCAACCATTTACCCAATTTGTTCTGCAGACACAAAGCAGCTGTTAGAAAAGGTTAAGCTAGAACAAAAGCACCCACGGGAACCCAATTTACATCTAGGGTGGCAACTCGATGGCCTAGATATCTTACAACGCCTCCGTTAACACCCAGTACAGAGGGCACAACAAAATTGATCAAATATGCACACCCATCCAGGGAGCAACTACTGAGGACATTAGCTGTAATGATGAAAGAATGAACAAAATTTCCTGCAGAAAGAATTATCGCCCTAAGTATGTTTATCAAAATGCTACAAATCTACCGTCATCGTATCGTTCGAGCCACCGATATCCTCAGGTGGTGGCTTTATATACTTGCCCAGTGTCTTTTGCCGAGCTCTCTTCTTGATTCTCTGGATCTTGTCTCTGCTCTGCTGCTTCCGCCGCTCCTTTTCCTGTTGCCGCATGGTTCGCTCCCTCTCATAGAGACCTTGCCAGAAGACCTCCCCCGTTTGTGGCCAGAGCCACCTCCTGTCTGGGTGATCTGAGTTGAACTCTTCTGCCAACTCCTCATCCATGCTCTTCAGAGTGGCGTAGGAGAACCACTGGACTGACATCTGACCTCTCCTGCCACTGAGCGGGTGCTGCTCCTGCATTACACCAGTCTCAGGATTGACATAAACCATCCGCCGCGCACTGTGGAATGCCCAAACATTCACAATCTCCTCCAGAAGACGAGAGTAGCAGTGCTGGTCCTGTACAGAAAATAAAGATGTCAACAACGTAATCTTTTACCTTATTAATTGGCCAATAAACGGAGCCTTCACGTTCACTCTCAAAGCCTAAaaatttccacgttaatcggagaaaaacagaaaaaaaaattactcaccactgccattacaataaaaattagcctaaaatacccctgtgcctaattaaaaatcacccaccaataccattataaaaaattaaatataaacaGAGCCTTCACATTTGCTCTCAAGGTcaagaaattcccacattaatcggagaaaaataaaaaaataaaaattacccatcactgccattacgataaaaattagcctaaaatacccctgtgcctaattaaaaatcacccaccagtaccattataaaaaattaaatataaaataccatttagctatgtatcagttacaaaactaaagctaacaacaatcaatcaaaataaaatgaaaataataataattatatgtataatattattaaagctcaagaaatcaaattgttattataggtagatcatagttgaattgttttaatcaacaataagacataatttacgataatgaacacatgatgatgtatggtaaaaaaatagtataacctttaaATAAGGATAcatgacatgcaaatttttaaattttcaatactagccgcgcaaatgcgcgggctttACGCCTAGTTTCTTTTAAGGTAGATGAGCTATAATTAACCACAAGAAAGTGGCAAAACGCATAACAAGAACAAGTCTCACTATGTGGCAAATGCAAATGGTGAGCTTAaaattttcttcttttctgagcataagaggATGACCATGTATATTAGCATGGTGATTATCTCAGATTCTTATAGGTAGCAAATTTCATTCAATACTATTGATTCTTCTATCTTCAGAAACTAGTGCTCTGGGACAGGACTTGAAAATTAATTAATGCTATCTAAAGAAGTGACACAGGGCTCACCTTGTGGAGACTCAAGATGCAATACCCAGTTCGATGGTGTTTGTCATACATTTGTGCATCCAGTGCATCAACAAACATTCTGGAAAAAGCAACAGCATACAGTTCGATGGTGTTTGTCATACATTTGTGCATCCAGTGCATCAACAAACATTCTGAAAAAGCAACAGCATACTGTAATGATAACAAAGCATATAGAAAGAGCTGAATCGATATAATATCTCATCAGGTAAAAGGAATGAACACAATGAAGAACACAGGGAAGCAAATAGCGACCAAAAGGGTTTGCTCCATATCGGTTGATTCCTAGCATGGTGTAATAGCAACATAATGCTTTGAAATGATCAGATAACCAAATACTTGTAGCCAAATAGGTTTTGTTTTGGACCTTGCTCAATAAGAAACTATACTCTAGCAGTTAAAACTGTCCATGTAAAAAAGCACTTCATTTGGATCTTGACCAATAGCATGGCTATTGTCTAACAGGTAAATTACCCGCATAAAATACCACTACAAGAAATCTGTTGATCTATGACGAATTTCTCATGTCGTTTTCACATAACGGCACAATGGCGCACCATCTATGATGATTATCTGATTTTCGTCATGGATTCACATGTGTGGATATCAAGCCCAAGAATCTATGATGTTTTATGAATTTTGTCATAATCCGGCCCAAACACTGTGACGTTTCAGTAAATTCATCACGGACAAAAAAACTAGAAAGTCATCATGTTGTatagaaaatttgaaaaaacagatttttttttggaaaaagtaGAAAAtttgagaaagaaagaaagacttGACTTTGTTCATTGAGctacttctttctttgtttatttaccTAATTTATACCTTTTATCTTTGTGTTTCTCTGTTGCTTGCGTGGCAACCGCCCGGCTAACCTCTCACCAAATGAAAACATGTAATTAATTAATCAATACTGTTCTCCATCAAGCATGCAATGCAAAATACAGCAGCTCTAATTAAACTCAGTAAGCTGCAGTAATGAATGAATAAACAAAGGATGCAATGATTATCTTACTGTTCACGGAAAGCAACCCATCACAAGAATTTGCTGCTGTCGCCTGGACTGGGGCGCAAGCGCCTGCATACGCGCTCTCCACCACCGTCCAGCTGGGCCGCGCCTGAACCGAGcgactcaatcactcaatagtCAATACACACAGCGAAGCAAAAAAACCGAGCGAGTCAAGACACACAGCGGAGCAAAAAAATGAACGGAACCCAGGTCTTCAAGATAAAGATGTGCCCATCTTTCCACAGCGATACACCTTAATTTGTGATGATATCTGGTATTAATAATTTTATATATAAGTATCACGTTTTAATTCACAGAAAATATATAAGTATCACATTTTAATTCAAAGAAAAAATAGGAAGAGCGGAAATTCGAACCAGAGACCTCACGAGCTTAACCAACTGCACCCCACAACTGCATTTGTGTTATCGCATAGCATTTTAATTTTTTGTACTACAAAACACAAATGCCGAcctaaaataagaaaaaaatggaCCACAACGCTAGATCCATGACTCGAACCTGAGACCATCACTTCCATGAGGGTTCTCTACCAGTACTGAATTCTACCCCAAATCATCACTAGCACTGAATTCTGCCAGTACTGACAAAAATATacttaggctgtgtttagttccaaaatttctctctccaaacttcactattcacctatcacatcaaattttttacctcatacatagagcattaaatgtagataaataaaaaaattaattacatagttttgatgtacacgacgagacgaattttttgagcctagttaggttatagtaggacaataattaccacaaacaaacgaaaagtgctacagtgtccgatgtgaccttttttaccactattttacggatctaaacacagccttagaTCAGCGACATCCTGGTTCTCATTCACAGTAGAACAAATCATCCAGCGCACACATCTTTATCTAGTTATAACATAACAGCACTCACTAAATTCTCAATAAGATTCCAAAAACATAACAAATACCTTGAAAACATAACAAATTCTAGGAATGACCGTGTAGGCAAAACCCAACTTTGCATCACAGACCAAGTATCTCCATCACTAGGCATATGTAGCAGAGAATCCAGTTCATGATCAAGCTGTTCACCATACATCCTTTGGAAGGCCTCCGAAAAAGCTATCCTTTGAGGTAGAAGCACGGAGTAGATTAGGGCCTTGTTTGGGACCGCGAGCAGCAGACCCGTGTCACTTATACGCGAACGCGGCTCCGACGTCGCTTACTTGATTTTCCCGTGCACAGTTCAAACTTTTGCGTTTTGTGTTGCAGGCGTTCGCCAAACGCGTGGCCGACGCAAAGCGTTTGGCAGGATTATTTCCGTCTTCCGCGTTTACTCATCGCCACCGCTGTCCCAAACAGGACCTAGTTTAGTTGTAACCAAGCAATGTCCGCAATGACAATACCATTGAATAGTATACAAGACAGCTAGTTACTTGGCTAGGACGCAACATACATATAGCATAGCTTATGGTGGTGGTCGCCGTTGCAGTCATGAAGGTTGCTCCCGAGCTGCTCGTGGAAAATCTGGCTTGTGCATCAAACATGGTGGTGGAAAAAGGTGTCAGAAGGACAACTGCACCAAAAGTGCAGAAGGTCATTCTGGCCTCTGCATCGCCCATGGTGGTGGAAGGCGGTGCCAGTTTCCAGATTGCACAAAGGGTGCTCAGGGAAGCACAAAGTTCTGCAAGGCGCATGGTGGAGGAAAGCTGTCACATTCACACCAGGTTTTAAGGATAAAATCGAATACATAATTATatatatgccaggatcaagtttcatacatatagagacattataagtgataatcagtaacagtatcacgaaaaaaagAATTAAAACAACTataagactatcagagttataaaGTTTATCCTGTAAATGaagactccaaacttcacaggcaatcgactgggagttgcgtacgcctagaactcagcaacatcttcaaaagacttcaccacggctttctccttctgagcagcagtaagcaagggtgataacacttatggttggtactcagcaaggccacaagaaataaccagaaaatgatttaaatccatctttaagttaaattaatcatgtgagggtccaaaccGCTCGTGACCATGAACACGGCTGATAtattagttttacactctgcagaggttgtacactttcaccacaattcgcgtaaaagacccgaagaactttgaacccaaccacacatacgtgctgatcaggcacaataccacacttccgaggtgtgattgcatagggacgctacgaggctttTACAAAAATTTCCTAACATGTGACAAACCGCTAAGATTTTaagtcaaagcggtcataacacttcctaatgaggtggtaccttgccaaaggaccattaaacaatatcaattgccccaagaagaccgagctataccccatcaatgcatcccctcttgccctttcggtaagattgtcacaagctagagtctctaattaatcagccaagaccagagccatgtagtattatggttgtactgttttcttgggtggttctccatgttctaaTTAAATCATAATATTCTCacaaataagcatagatagaaggtggttagggtcacttgcctttctccaatgaaaagctactcttactgctcttcagcttttaaTTTGAGTAGATATTAATCAGGTTAACATTATAAAAACCGGAGGAAAGACTTAATTGGATTTTAATTAAAACACTAGATGAGAGaatattaatcaaattaaatctatatttaattttaaaagaGGAACTATGGCACAACAACGTCGCTCGACGATAGGTTACACTGAAAGGAGACTAACACAACAAGAACGGGTCGAAACAATATAAAACGATGATTCTATGAGCTAAACGGTGCTGCAGGGACCTATGCACGAGAAAACATAGATTCCAGGGATCAATCTGCAAAAAGCTTGGAACAGCCCCATGGAGGACCactgggtactgtagcacaaaTTCCCGCTGTTCTAGGTCACGGGAGAGCGCAGGAAGACGGGGAATAGAGCGAGGAGGTCGAGGGGAATCCGTTTTACCGCTTACCCATTGCGGAGATGCATCGTGGCGGAGGGAATCGAAGCCGGAAGGGGGCCATGGTGGTCTGCTCGTGGAATAGGCGAGCAGGactggcggtggtggtgctggttCATTGAGGAGTAGAGTTGGGCGGCACTGGGCATTAGCGGACAGGCACAGGAGGAGGAGACGCGGCTGCAGGGGGCGACGACATGCATGACTGGGTGCCTCCACACGCAGCAGCAAGAAAGCCGCGGGGTGCCTTGGCCTCGCGACCCGAagaacggcggcgacggcgcacgTGGTGCACGGAGGCCTGGAGGCCTACGGCCAGGCGAAGGTCGCAAGGGGATCGACCGCTTGCGTTTTATAGAGCTGGGTCAACTTGTTCGTGTGCTGCGCACGACAAAACCTGGCGTACAGGGCTGAGACTCATCCTTGAGTCTATGTTGTGCACGAAAGAAAAGAGATGGGGCTGATATGACAAAGTAAAAAGGGTGGATGGTGATATAACATATTAGTTTGACTTCGATGAGAAGCTAGGAACAACGAATGAGATTAAGAAAAGGAAACATGATTCACAGTTTCCACACTTCGCGAGGAAAACTTCTTGGTAAATCCAACTTAGTCAAGGAAAAATGATTGACGGTGATTGTCAGTCAACACACTTCGACGAGTTACTAAACTTTGGAAAGGAAAGGCAAAAGGCGACATTAGGGGTATTTGTTTGAGTGTCGATGGAAAAAGCAGCGAACGACGAGGTCAGGTCGATGGCCAAGCTCAAGCTTGCACGCGACACGATTCTAGAATTTAGGGCGGACTAGAGCCAAAATGAACTGAATCCAGCCCGAgacgaaaagaaaaaaaagattttgTTTATTGAGAATATATTTTCATCCTTAAattaaatctagaaaagtctagATAAATATTTAAACGATGAAAAGTATCTTGACATCATTAAAATAAATATATCTAGAAAAGTCTAGATAAATATTTAAACGATGAAAAGTATCTTGACAATCCGAAAATTCACGAAAGTTTAATGAAAGTAGCTCGCGGCAGGAGAGTCCAAATAAAATACTtggaactcatgaaaaagatttTTAGAGCTTTCCATTAAATAGATTTAGCTCTAGGGAAAATGAGAATCAAAGCTAGaaaaaaatctggaaaaattctCAAAACTCTAAATATGGATAAGCTTATTCTAAAAGATATTCACATcctaaaat contains:
- the LOC120707456 gene encoding uncharacterized protein LOC120707456, with the protein product MVVVAVAVMKVAPELLVENLACASNMVVEKGVRRRTAPKVQKIILASASPMVVEGGASFQIAQRVLREAQSSARRMVEESAAHSWDAPEGLKVALHFARAMAEASDVHFRVAVFAQRVCMVALSIVLPTVVGKGVLVLAALRVLEDAQSTVCAMEVARDASLTAAPRVRRGAPISVRLMEAANAAHGARRT
- the LOC120707454 gene encoding uncharacterized protein LOC120707454 yields the protein MYGEQLDHELDSLLHMPSDGDTWSVMQSWVLPTRSFLEFVMFSRMFVDALDAQMYDKHHRTGYCILSLHKDQHCYSRLLEEIVNVWAFHSARRMVYVNPETGVMQEQHPLSGRRGQMSVQWFSYATLKSMDEELAEEFNSDHPDRRWLWPQTGEVFWQGLYERERTMRQQEKERRKQQSRDKIQRIKKRARQKTLGKYIKPPPEDIGGSNDTMTVDL